A stretch of Actinomycetota bacterium DNA encodes these proteins:
- a CDS encoding nucleotidyltransferase encodes MNKEEIKKIINEHKNILKKYKVKSIALFGSFVRNEQKG; translated from the coding sequence ATGAATAAAGAAGAAATTAAAAAAATCATAAATGAACACAAAAATATTTTAAAAAAATATAAAGTTAAATCTATTGCTCTATTTGGTTCGTTTGTAAGAAATGAGCAAAAAGGA